A DNA window from Helianthus annuus cultivar XRQ/B chromosome 15, HanXRQr2.0-SUNRISE, whole genome shotgun sequence contains the following coding sequences:
- the LOC110912046 gene encoding arginine--tRNA ligase, chloroplastic/mitochondrial — translation MAAAPEHHTGSLKEQIAKVFEVSLKVTVPDEPDVAPLIAVCSKKEAADYQCNNAMSLWSKIKGKGTEFRGPQPVGQAIMRNLPTSDMIESCSIAGPGFINVKLSTQWIAKRIQNMLTDGIDTWAPRLSVKRAIVDFSSPNIAKEMHVGHLRSTIIGDTIARMLEYAKVDVLRRNHVGDWGTQFGMLIEFLFEKFPDGEVTDQDIGELELFYKASKQRFDGDDEFKERARKAVVALQSGKEEKYQKAWAQICEISRRGFEKVYERLGVHLEEMGESFYNPYIPLALKELNDKGLIKDDEGAKVIKIIEGKKALPLVAMEKDGRYSYASTDFAALWSLLPEEEVKWIIFVILQSGTEEKYQKAWAQICEINRKGSKIVYQRQGVHLGESLNNTYIPLALEELDDEGLIEDDEDAKVIKIIEGNKVPPLIVTKTDGGYNYASTDLAALWYRLNEEKAEWIIYVTDVGQREHFKKIFAAAKSAGWLPADESKYPKTSHVGFGLVLGDDGKRFRTRSTEVVKLVDLLDQAKRRCKEALVERVKVAEWTAEELEQTAEAVGYGAVKYADLKNNRLTNYTFNYDQMLNDKGNTAVYLLYAHARICSIIRKSGKDIEQLKREGQMLLQTDDERKLGLHLLQFAEAVEEACTNLLPNILCEYLYDLSEKFTSFYSECKVVGSAEETSRLLLCEATAVVMRKCFHLLGITPVYKI, via the exons ATGGCAGCTGCACCT GAACATCATACCGGGAGCCTTAAAGAACAAATAGCCAAGGTATTTGAGGTCTCTTTGAAAGTTACTGTTCCTGATGAGCCAGATGTGGCTCCTCTTATAGCCGTCTGTTCCAAAAAGGAAGCTGCCGATTACCAATG CAACAATGCCATGAGCTTGTGGTCTAAAATAAAAGGCAAGGGTACAGAATTTAGAGGCCCTCAACCTGTTGGACAG GCCATAATGCGGAATCTTCCAACATCTGACATGATAGAATCATGCTCCATAGCTGGTCCTGGCTTTATAAACGTTAAGTTATCAACACAATGGATAGCCAAg AGAATCCAGAATATGCTAACAGATGGCATTGACACATGGGCACCAAGGCTTTCAGTCAAAAGGGCGATAGTTGACTTTTCATCACCCAACATTGCAAAGGAAATGCATGTAGGTCATTTGAGGTCAACTATCATTGGAGACACGATAGCCCGTATGCTTGAGTATGCTAAAGTTGATGTGCTTCGCAGAAACCATGTTGGGGATTGGGGCACTCAG TTTGGAATGTTGATTGAGTTTCTCTTTGAGAAGTTCCCAGATGGGGAGGTTACTGATCAGGATATTGGAGAACTAGAG TTGTTCTATAAGGCATCAAAACAGAGatttgatggtgatgatgaatTCAAAGAGAGAGCCCGAAAGGCAGTAGTTGCTCTCCAG AGTGGCAAGGAAGAAAAGTACCAGAAAGCATGGGCACAAATCTGTGAAATAAGTCGAAGGGGTTTCGAGAAAGTGTATGAGCGTCTGGGGGTTCACCTGGAAGAAATG GGTGAAAGCTTTTATAATCCCTACATTCCTCTGGCTCTAAAGGAGCTCAATGATAAGGGTTTGATTAAAGATGACGAAGGCGCTAAGGTGATAAAAATTATTGAAGGAAAAAAGGCACTTCCTCTTGTAGCTATGGAGAAAGATGGTCGTTACAGCTATGCTTCAACAGATTTTGCAGCTCTGTG GTCTCTGCTTCCTGAGGAAGAAGTCAAATGGATAATATTCGTCATTCTCCAG AGTGGCACGGAAGAAAAGTACCAGAAGGCATGGGCACAAATCTGTGAAATAAATCGAAAGGGTTCAAAGATAGTCTACCAGCGTCAGGGGGTTCACTTG GGTGAAAGCCTTAATAATACCTACATTCCTTTGGCTCTAGAGGAGCTCGATGATGAGGGTTTGATTGAAGATGACGAAGACGCTAAGGTGATAAAAATTATTGAAGGAAATAAGGTGCCTCCTCTTATAGTTACGAAGACAGATGGTGGTTACAACTATGCTTCAACAGATCTTGCAGCTCTCTG GTATCGGCTTAATGAGGAAAAAGCCGAGTGGATAATATACGTCACTGATGTTGGTCAGAGAGAGCATTTTAAAAAGATCTTCGCT gctGCTAAAAGTGCAGGGTGGCTTCCAGCTGATGAAAGCAAATACCCTAAAACAAGTCATGTAGGGTTTGGTCTTGTTCTTGGTGACGATGGGAAGAGATTTAGAACTCGTAGTACTGAAGTGGTAAAGTTGGTCGATTTACTCGATCAAGCTAAACGTCGTTGTAAAGAAGCTCTTGTGGAACGAG TTAAGGTGGCTGAGTGGACTGCTGAGGAGCTTGAGCAGACGGCTGAAGCAGTTGGATATGGTGCTGTTAA GTATGCAGACCTGAAGAATAACAGATTGACCAATTACACATTCAATTATGATCAGATGCTTAATGATAAG GGTAATACTGCAGTATATCTGCTGTATGCACATGCTCGAATATGTTCGATTATCAGAAAATCTGGTAAAGACATAGAGCAGTTGAAAAGG GAGGGACAAATGTTATTGCAGACGGATGATGAACGCAAGCTGGGATTGCATTTGCTCCAGTTTGCTGAG GCTGTCGAAGAGGCTTGCACAAATCTGTTACCAAACATTCTCTGTGAATATCTATATGATTTATCCGAGAAGTTTACAAGTTTCTACTCAGAGTGCAAG GTTGTTGGGTCTGCTGAGGAGACCAGCAGATTATTGTTGTGTGAGGCAACTGCAGTGGTGATGAGGAAATGCTTTCATCTTTTGGGCATTACTCCCGTCTACAaaatttaa
- the LOC110912044 gene encoding uncharacterized protein LOC110912044 — protein MNQESQMNKTSKKGIITEEDVSTILQRYTAATVITLLQEVGQVQDAKIDWNSLVKRTKTGITNPREYQMLWRHLAYRDELVEKLEDQDKPLDDDSDLEYELEAYPTVNNEASVEAVACVKVLLASGSTRDSGLEKGLTVEAPLVINIPTSKSTGNLSESQQGGNNIRGTNIAVPVCVQKQPLPSAAAVVATSTEEVDKTNGGSGGGNLPPRRKRKPWSAAEDMELFAAVQKCGEGNWANIIKGDFKGDRTASQLSQRWNIIKKRKNVNPNVRTGAQLSEVHLAARRALNMALDQPVANSLKASSSLGRTKSSIASLTSMRPIVPDAPSGPTALQDHQSGEDASVLTKTFPKILPKTSPRSLINGPDPVKAAAVAAGARIATPSAAAAILKQQLKSAIHVNKTNISSFRDLHAPKVSRPHDQVGPVVPLNPVSTAAQETNGVTVPISSSPKIAQQDQAAVSQGASEKEVKETAGSRVEPEKESAEQEI, from the exons ATGAATCAAGAATCCCAGATGAATAAGACATCAAAGAAGGGCATCATCACTGAAGAAGATGTATCCACcattttacaaag GTACACAGCTGCAACAGTGATAACTTTGCTTCAGGAAGTGGGTCAAGTTCAGGATGCAAAGATTGACTGGAATTCATTGGTCAAACGGACTAAAACCGGCATAACAAATCCAAGGGAGTACCAGATGCTGTGGCGCCATTTGGCGTATCGTGATGAACTAGTCGAAAAGCTAGAGGATCAGGATAAACCTCTG GATGATGATAGTGATTTGGAATATGAGCTGGAAGCGTATCCAACTGTCAACAACGAGGCGTCGGTGGAGGCTGTAGCATGTGTCAAG GTACTCTTAGCATCTGGTTCAACACGCGACTCAGGCTTAGAAAAGGGATTAACTGTTGAGGCACCATTGGTGATAAACATACCTACTAGCAAGTCAACCGGAAATTTGTCAGAAAGTCAACAAGGTGGTAATAATATAAGAGGGACCAACATCGCGGTTCCAGTTTGCGTGCAAAAGCAGCCACTGCCATCAGCAGCAGCAGTAGTTGCAACGTCTACCGAAGAAGTGGATAAAACTAACGGTGGAAGTGGCGGCGGCAACTTGCCGCCTCGCCGGAAACGAAAGCCATGGTCTGCGGCTGAGGATATGGAATTGTTTGCTGCGGTTCAGAAATGCGGTGAAGGGAATTGGGCGAACATTATAAAAGGAGATTTTAAGGGGGATAGAACTGCTTCACAGCTTTCTCag AGGTGGAATATTATCAAGAAGCGTAAAAATGTCAACCCGAATGTCAGGACTGGAGCACAACTTTCCGAGGTACACCTGGCAGCTCGGAGGGCACTTAACATGGCTCTTGATCAACCGGTCGCCAATAGTTTGAAGGCATCTTCTTCACTTG GTAGGACAAAATCGAGCATCGCGAGCCTTACTTCCATGCGTCCTATCGTACCCGACGCTCCGTCTGGTCCCACcgctcttcaagatcatcagtcCGGTGAAGACGCATCCGTGCTAAcaaaaacttttccaaaaatcctaCCGAAAACCTCTCCAAGATCTCTTATTAACGGTCCGGATCCCGTAAAAGCAGCCGCAGTTGCCGCTGGGGCCCGCATTGCAACCCCGTCGGCTGCTGCAGCTATACTGAAGCAACAGTTAAAGTCTGCCATTCATGTTAACAAAACAAACATTTCCAGTTTTCGTGATCTTCATGCACCGAAGGTCTCACGTCCTCACGACCAAGTGGGACCCGTGGTCCCGTTAAATCCAGTCAGCACCGCCGCACAAGAAACAAATGGTGTTACAGTTCCAATTTCCAGCTCACCGAAAATAGCCCAACAAGATCAGGCTGCGGTTTCTCAAGGTGCGTCGGAAAAGGAAGTTAAAGAAACTGCGGGGTCGCGTGTTGAACCGGAGAAAGAAAGCGCGGAACAGGAGATATGA
- the LOC110912043 gene encoding uncharacterized protein LOC110912043 — MFTEGLDTNAVKWVKQGSGNEATHSMTNQRARIDPVSSRNGSRGVGLPPPSKFKSGVVPLSQVLPRDDTNSTSEDMSTDSDTEVYGGRYSLDSSSPQDDRVPSVSNNRYHDPVQRRPQYHVYSSDVSSSVEMTRNRNVGDRLRGANRYDVRSSVYTEDESDDSVESSEYSTTQVGASIENLPRKDAYTSKEDFPSAPPISGSFGEIKQEEDSPCSKTNITTSRVDSHDLEANSSVQKKTPFVAVKEDHKQETLNTSRSIGAKTGSDTIPTRLPTFHASSLGPWHGMIAYDACVRLCLHAWAKGCMEAPVFLENECALLRRAFSLQQVLLQPEEELLVTRASEVGSEGNTQKPKKMVGKMKVEVRKVKMAVDPPTGCSCASIKPPKVKTETVKRQLANLQSKVSSGWRAVRNIHFSPRVPANGSFSRHSMAYMQASSQYIKQVSGLLKVGVSTLRSSSSGYEVQESYLCLLRLKSSAEGDTVRMQPGSRETHTFLPDSLGDDLIVEVQDSKGNHFGRVLAQVATISEDQNDKLRWWSIYREPEHELVGKIQLHINYTTRLDENSLKCGSIAETMAYDFALEVAMKEQNFRQRNLLLHDPWKWLLAEFATYYGVSDAYTKLRYLSYIMDVATPTNDCLSLVYDLLLPVIMKGHTKGTLSHQENRILGEIEEQIEQIFSVVFENYKSLDELSPSGVIDVFRPATGDAAPVLEPAVKLYNLLYDILSPEAQNKLYSYFQAAAKKRSRRHLTETDEYLSGTGEGNVMDPVTVSTAYQKMKSLCLNIRNEIYTDIQIHNCNILPSFIDLPNLSSAIYSAELCNRLRSFLVTCPPSGPSRPVTELVIATADFQKDLATWNINPVKGGVDAKELFHLYIIIWIQDKRLSLLETCKLDKVKWSGVRTQHSTTPFVDEMYGRLKETLNDYDVIICRWPEYTFALENAIVDIEKAIIEALDKQFADVVAPLKENMTPKKFGFKYVQKLAKRTTNPYVVPPELGILLNSMKRMLDVLRPKIEVQLKSWGSCCIPEEGNTAAGERLSEVTVILRSKFRNYLQAVVEKLVENTRLQNGTKLKKILQDSKDSVTESEIRNRMQPLTEQLMNTVNHLHTIFETHVFIAVCRGYWDWMGQDVLSFLENRKENKSVYKGSRVAVSILDDTFASQMQKLLGNALQEKDLEPPRSIVEVRSMLCKDTGSSSHKKNSYFY; from the exons ATGTTTACAGAAGGGTTGGATACAAATGCTGTCAAATGGGTCAAACAG GGATCAGGTAATGAAGCTACTCACTCCATGACAAACCAACGAGCCCGAATCGATCCGGTCTCTTCAAGAAACGGGTCACGCGGGGTTGGCTTGCCACCACCTTCAAAGTTCAAAAGCGGAGTCGTTCCTCTATCTCAAGTCTTACCCAGAGATGACACTAACTCCACTTCCGAAGACATGTCAACCGATTCCGACACAGAAGTATACGGTGGACGATACTCGCTAGATTCCTCCTCCCCTCAAGACGATAGAGTCCCTTCCGTTAGTAACAACCGGTATCATGATCCTGTACAACGGCGTCCACAGTATCACGTGTACTCTAGCGATGTGAGCTCTTCGGTTGAAATGACGAGAAACAGGAATGTTGGTGATCGGTTGAGGGGAGCGAATAGGTACGATGTTAGAAGCAGTGTTTATACAGAGGATGAATCGGATGATTCGGTTGAAAGCTCGGAGTATTCGACTACACAAGTCGGGGCTAGCATTGAGAATTTACCTCGTAAAGATGCGTATACGTCGAAGGAAGATTTTCCTAGTGCACCTCCGATTTCAGGCTCATTTGGAGAGATCAAGCAAGAGGAGGATTCACCATGTTCTAAAACGAATATTACAACGTCTAGAGTTGATTCGCATGATTTGGAGGCTAATTCATCTGTACAGAAAAAGACCCCCTTTGTAGCCGTAAAGGAGGATCATAAGCAGGAGACGTTAAATACATCTAG GAGCATTGGTGCGAAAACTGGTTCGGATACTATTCCTACTCGTCTTCCGACGTTTCATGCAAG ttCGCTTGGGCCTTGGCATGGTATGATTGCATACGATGCATGCGTTCGACTCTGCCTACATGCTTGGGCAAAAGGTTGCATGGAGGCCCCTGTTTTCTTGGAAAACGAGTGTGCATTGCTTCGACGCGCCTTCAG TTTACAACAAGTGTTACTACAACCCGAAGAAGAACTGCTTGTTACGCGCGCTTCTGAAGTCGGTAGCGAAGGGAACACTCAAAAACCGAAGAAAATGGTCGGGAAGATGAAGGTGGAAG TGCGTAAGGTGAAAATGGCGGTCGACCCACCAACAGGATGCAGTTGTGCATCCATAAAGCCACCAAAAGTGAAAACGGAAACCGTTAAACGCCAACTCGCTAACTTACAATCAAAAGTGTCTTCCGGGTGGCGAGCAGTTAGAAATATCCATTTCTCTCCTCGGGTGCCTGCAAATGGTTCGTTTTCTCGTCATAGTATGGCTTACATGCAAGCAAGTAGTCAATACATCAAGCAAGTTTCCGGTCTTCTTAAAGTTGGCGTTTCAACTCTACGAAGTAGTTCATCCGGATACGAAGTACAAG AATCATACTTATGTCTACTAAGGCTCAAAAGTTCAGCTGAAGGGGATACCGTTCGAATGCAACCCGGTTCTCGTGAAACACATACATT TTTGCCGGATAGCCTCGGGGATGATTTGATCGTTGAAGTGCAAGACTCGAAAGGCAACCATTTCGGTCGTGTTTTGGCCCAGGTGGCCACTATTTCCGAAGATCAG AATGATAAATTACGATGGTGGTCTATATATAGAGAACCGGAGCATGAACTTGTCGGAAAAATTCAACTGCATATAAATTATACGACTAGACTAGACGAAAATAGCCTCAAG TGCGGTTCTATTGCCGAAACAATGGCGTATGATTTTGCGTTGGAGGTTGCCATGAAAGAGCAGAACTTTCGACAACGAAATCTGTTGCTGCATGACCCATGGAAATGGTTACTCGCTGAATTTGCAACGTATTATGGCGTTTCTGATGCTTACACAAAGCTAAG ATACCTATCCTACATAATGGATGTTGCCACTCCGACAAACGATTGTCTCTCATTAGTATACGATTTGTTGCTGCCTGTTATAATGAAGGGGCATACTAAGGGCACTTTGAGTCATCAAGAG AATAGGATTTTGGGTGAGATTGAAGAACAAATTGAGCAGATTTTTTCTGTCGTTTTTGAGAACTACAAGTCGTTGGACGAGCTGTCGCCATCTGGCGTCATCGATGTTTTCCGGCCAGCTACCGGGGATGCTGCACCGGTTTTGGAACCTGCTGTGAAACTGTATAATCTGCTTTATGATATATTATCTCCCGAGGCACAAAATAAGTTATACAGCTACTTCCAG GCTGCTGCGAAGAAAAGATCGAGAAGACACTTGACCGAAACGGATGAATATCTTAGCGGCACTGGTGAAGGAAATGTGATGGATCCGGTTACCGTCTCAACCGCTTATCAGAAAATGAAATCCCTTTGCCTAAACATTAGGAATGAGATATATACAGATATTCAGATTCATAATTGCAATATACTTCCAAG TTTCATAGACCTACCGAATCTTTCATCTGCAATATACAGTGCTGAGCTTTGCAACCGATTACGATCGTTTCTCGTTACATGCCCTCCATCGGGTCCTTCTCGACCCGTTACGGAGCTTGTGATTGCAACTGCAGACTTCCAGAAGGATCTTGCCACCTGGAATATCAA TCCTGTGAAAGGCGGGGTCGATGCAAAAGAACTGTTTCATCTCTATATTATCATTTGGATTCAAGATAAGCGCCTTTCATTGCTTGAGACATGTAAATTAGACAAG GTAAAATGGTCAGGTGTCAGAACACAACATTCAACAACCCCATTTGTGGATGAAATGTACGGCCGGCTTAAAGAAACGTTAAACGATTACGATGTCATAATATGTCGGTGGCCAGAGTATACCTTCGCTTTGGAGAAT GCAATTGTGGACATTGAAAAGGCGATAATCGAAGCTTTGGACAAACAATTTGCCGATGTTGTAGCACCTTTAAAAGAGAACATGACACCAAAGAAGTTTGGCTTCAAGTATGTCCAAAAACTTGCCAAAAGAACCACAAATCCTTATGTCGTCCCTCCTGAG CTTGGCATTCTGTTGAACTCAATGAAGCGAATGCTAGATGTTTTGCGTCCGAAGATTGAAGTTCAACTTAAGTCGTGGGGTTCATGTTGTATTCCCGAAGAGGGGAATACCGCAGCCGGAGAGCGTTTAAGTGAAGTGACCGTGATTCTTAGATCAAAGTTTAGAAACTATCTTCAAGCAGTTGTGGAGAAACTTGTTGAGAAT ACAAGGCTGCAAAACGGTACAAAGTTAAAGAAAATTCTTCAAGACTCAAAGGATAGTGTGACCGAATCCGAGATCAGAAACAGAATGCAACCACTAACCGAGCAGCTTATGAACACCGTGAATCATCTGCACACCATCTTCGAGACGCACGTTTTTATCGCAGTATGTCGAGGATATTGGGACTGGATGGGACAG GATGTTTTGAGTTTTCTTGAGAACAGGAAAGAAAATAAATCAGTGTACAAAGGCTCAAGAGTTGCTGTATCT ATTTTGGATGACACATTTGCATCACAAATGCAAAAGTTGCTTGGCAATGCACTTCAAGAGAAAGATCTAGAACCACCAAGATCGATTGTCGAAGTGCGATCCATGCTATGCAAAGACACGGGCTCGTCGAGCCACAAAAAGAACAGTTacttttattag